One window of the Acanthopagrus latus isolate v.2019 unplaced genomic scaffold, fAcaLat1.1, whole genome shotgun sequence genome contains the following:
- the LOC119016319 gene encoding uncharacterized protein LOC119016319 — MEREEKAQERAQVLHAQAHAVELEKLKCTAKIPLVAPVRGTVNMLREKAEAIAAVQQHTKPVALVSRLSFEEPLCPSEKSVVNPSEKKHNFDKFEDIDPDLVKGEVSLAVRSALPVQGVQVILGNDLIDGPFSESPHSLVVTSLPALGPVEVESELVKEQQRDPALIELLQQARPVEEMESVAQGYFFEDDMLSVSILRPAMDSAEAGRLSELLRIQEARLTRQEEFQTAMAVNMGQLSSQIQEMLGQLSRQSPVTPTPPPPAIPEVQAATGGAPCKLAAPTKYAGTVKVDEATGNPERRLWIQNGRRRTARLQRSLLPTPKRNPCNWEELAYPRRKGREEDKRVDAFIAEKWVTSSTLVQSKGSRGPGSKNVKPDVLSRLFDPEPRAKQTEPILPLNCVVGAVSWPIENEVKQANGGAPSPRGCPDNRLFVPAELRSQVIHWAHTSLLSCHPGVKRTMYVISRRFWWPAMESEVREYIEACSVCARNKSSSKARPGLLQPLPIPSRPWSDISLDFVTGLPVSQGNTTVLTVVDRFSKMVRFIALPKLPSAKETAELMMTQVFRVHGFPKDIVSDRGPQFISKFWKEFCKLIGATASLTSGYHPEANGQTERLNQQLETGLRCVVHQNPSTWSKHLVWVEYAHNSLPTSATGLSPFHCAFGYAPPLFPDNEKEVSVPSAYAMIQRCRRIWAAARQVLIRQGDRVKKYADRRRRPAPEYQPGQRVWLSAKDLNLNVPSKKLAPRFVGPFPVTRKVGPAAVRLRLPRSLRVHPTFHVSQVKPVKESRLVPTTTPPPPPEVIEGGPVYKVKRLLAVRNRGRGRQYLVDWEGYGPEERQWVPSRHIVDPQLITDFHKDNLDQPGPSGVGPRGGGTVTSR; from the exons CCTTAGTTGCTCCTGTGCGAGGGACAGTGAACATGCTGCGTGAGAAGGCTGAGGCCATCGCTGCAGTACAGCAGCACACTAAGCCTGTTGCACTGGTTTCCCGCCTCTCATTTGAGGAGCCGTTGTGTCCCTCTGAGAAATCTGTTGTGAACccttcagagaaaaaacacaactttgataAGTTTGAAGATATTGATCCAG ATCTGGTTAAAGGAGAGGTGTCTTTGGCAGTGCGGTCGGCTCTTCCAGTTCAAGGGGTGCAGGTGATTTTGGGGAATGATCTGATCGATGGTCCATTTTCTGAGTCTCCTCACTCATTAGTTGTCACCTCTTTGCCAGCTCTTGGCCCGGTGGAGGTTGAGT CTGAGCTGGtaaaggagcagcagagggatcCTGCTCTGATAGAGCTGCTCCAGCAGGCGCGTCcagtggaggagatggagagtgtGGCGCAGGGGTATTTCTTTGAAGATGACATGTTG tctgtcagtaTACTTAGGCCAGCtatggactcagcagaagcgGGGCGACTCTCAGAACTGTTGCGGATCCAGGAAGCTCGTCTAACTCGCCAGGAAgagttccagaccgccatggctgTTAACATGGGGCAACTCTCGTCTCAGATCCAGGAAATGCTGGGACAGCTCTCTCGCCAAAGCCCCGTCACTCcgactccgcctcctccagccaTCCCGGAAGTACAAGCGGCAACTGGAGGAGCTCCATGCAAACTAGCTGCTCCCACTAAGTACGCCG GCACCGTGAAGGTAGACGAGGCAACAGGGAACCCCGAACGGCGTCTATggattcaaaatggccgacGCCGCACCGCGCGTCTCCAGAGAAGTCTTCTCCCCACACCGAAGAGGAACCCATGCAATTGGGAAGAGCTCGCATATCCTCGgaggaaaggcagagaagaagacaagagggTAGATGCTTTTATTGCGGAGAAATGGGTCACCTCGTCAACTCTTGTCCAGTCAAAAGGATCCAGGGG gccgggatccaaAAACGTGAAACCCGATGTGCTTTCCAGactctttgatcccgagccAAGGGCCAAGCAGACCGAACCTATcctgccactgaactgtgtggtaggAGCGGTGAGCTGGCCTATAGAAAACGAGGTAAAGCAGGCTAATGGTGGAGCCCCATCGCCTCGTGGCTGTCCAGACAATCGCCTATTTGTTCCCGCAGAGCTACggtcacaggtgattcattgggctcacacctcgctgctttcatgccatccgGGGGTTAAACGAACCATGTACGTCATCTCCCGGAGATTCTGGTGGCCAGCAATGGagtcggaggtccgggagtacatagaGGCGTGTTCGGTCTGTGCTCGCAACAAATCGTCGTCCAAGGCCCGACCAGGACTCTTACAGCCTCTACCCATCCCATCCAGACCCTGGTCGGATATCTCCCTGGACTTCGTcactgggctcccggtctcTCAAGGAAACACCACTGTTCTCACAGTGGTGGATCGATTCTCTAAGATGGTACGTTTCATTGCACTCCCGAAACTACCATCagccaaagaaacagcagaactCATGATGACGCAAGTTTTTCGAGTCCACGGATTCCCTAAGGACATTGTATCAGACCGGGGGCCCCAATTCATATCCAAATTCTGGAAGGAGTTCTGCAAGCTGATTGGGGCCACAGCAAGCCTGACATCAGGTTACCATCCAGAGGCtaacggccagaccgaacgaCTGAATCAACagttggaaaccggcctccgatgcgTGGTCCACCAGAACCcctcgacatggagcaaacacctggtctgggttgagtatgcCCATAATTCACTACCAACTTCTGCTACtggtctctctccatttcattgtgctttcgGTTATGCACCACCTCtctttccagacaatgaaaaggaAGTCTCGGTTCCCTCAGCATATGCCATGATCCAACGATGTCGCCGCATCTGGGCAGCTGCCAGACAGGTTCTCATTCGGCAGGGAGATCGTGTAAAGAAGTATGCAGATCGGAGAAGACGCCCAGCTCCTGAATACCAGCCCGGGCAAAGGGTTTGGTTATCGGCCAAGGACCTCAACCTCAATGTGCCTTCTAAGAAACTGGCACCTCGTTTCGTAGGGCCATTCCCAGTCACCAGGAAGGTTGGACCTGCAGCAGTTCGTCTACGTTTGCCTCGGTCCCTGCGTGTACATCCCACATTCCACGTCAGCCAGGTCAAGCCGGTAAAGGAAAGTAGGTTGGTGCCTACCAccacgcccccaccaccacccgaggTCATCGAAGGAGGTCCAGTTTATAAGGTCAAGCGTCTACTAGCAGTCCGGAACCGGGGCCGAGGCAGACAGTACCTGGTGGACTGGGAAGGATATGGCCCGGAGGAACGGCAATGGGTGCCATCTCGACATATCGTAGACCCACAGTTGATAACGGACTTCCATAAGGACAATCTCGATCAGCCTGGGCCGTCAGGAGTCGGCCCTAGAGGGGGGGgtactgtcacatcgcggtga